A single region of the Mycobacterium avium subsp. avium genome encodes:
- a CDS encoding nitroreductase family deazaflavin-dependent oxidoreductase, with protein sequence MTALRPPRYLKPMNKVMMAVQRLGIPTGPAMVLTVPGRKSGQPRSTPMTPFEFRGGLYVVAGYPGADWAANARAAGTGTLRRGRRSRRVRIVELSADEARPVLREFPAKVPVGVGFAKRSGLVRDGTADEFEALAGQLAVFRFDPA encoded by the coding sequence ATGACCGCACTACGTCCCCCGCGTTACCTCAAACCGATGAACAAGGTGATGATGGCCGTGCAGCGGCTGGGCATCCCGACCGGGCCGGCCATGGTGCTCACCGTGCCCGGGCGCAAGTCGGGTCAGCCGCGCAGCACGCCGATGACGCCGTTCGAGTTCCGGGGCGGCCTGTACGTGGTGGCCGGCTATCCCGGCGCCGACTGGGCGGCCAACGCCCGGGCCGCGGGCACCGGCACGCTGCGCCGGGGCCGGCGGTCCCGGCGCGTCCGCATCGTCGAACTGTCCGCCGACGAAGCCCGGCCGGTGCTGCGCGAGTTCCCCGCCAAGGTCCCGGTCGGGGTGGGGTTCGCGAAACGGTCGGGGCTGGTGCGCGACGGCACGGCCGACGAATTCGAGGCGCTGGCAGGGCAACTCGCCGTCTTCCGCTTCGACCCGGCGTGA
- the eccA2 gene encoding type VII secretion system ESX-2 AAA family ATPase EccA2, with product MGDLQTARRHFDRAMAIMSRQGRAAALPEFVAATDADPSMADAWLGRIACGDSDLASLRKLYATSEWLHRETTRIGQTLAAEIQLGPYIGITVTDASQVGLALSSALTIAGEYAEADKLLANRDLLDSWTNYQWHQLARTFLMYRTQRWPDVLLTAAEELPPQAIIMSAVTASICALAAHAAAHLGQGRVALDWLDRVDVIGQTQASSRFDADVLTASIGPADVPLLVADLAYVRGMVHRQLGEEDKAQIWLSKATINGVLTEAAKEALADPNLHLVITDEQTIDSRTDRWDASSAKSRDELDDDAAAERRAELLAEGRRLLAKQVGLAAVKQAVAALEDQLEVRMMRLEHGLPVEGQTNHMLLVGPPGTGKTTTAEALGKIYAGMGIVRHPEIREVRRSDFCGHFIGESGPKTNELIEKSLGRIIFMDEFYSLIERHQDGTPDMIGMEAVNQLLVALEAHRFDFCFIGAGYEDQVDQFLTVNPGLAGRFNRKLRFESYSPAEIVEIAHRYATPRASLLDEAARETLLDAATTIRNYTTPGGRHGIDAMQNGRFARNVVERAEGFRDTRVVAQKRAGQPVTVDDLKIITAADIEAAVRSVCSDNRDMAAIVW from the coding sequence ATGGGTGATTTGCAAACTGCCCGAAGGCATTTCGACCGCGCCATGGCGATCATGAGCCGCCAGGGGCGGGCGGCCGCGTTGCCGGAGTTCGTCGCCGCCACCGACGCCGACCCGTCGATGGCCGACGCGTGGCTGGGGCGCATCGCGTGCGGCGACAGCGACCTGGCGTCGCTGCGCAAGCTCTACGCCACCAGCGAATGGCTGCACCGCGAGACCACCCGGATCGGGCAGACCCTGGCCGCCGAGATCCAGCTGGGCCCCTACATCGGCATCACCGTCACCGACGCCTCGCAGGTCGGGCTGGCGCTGTCGTCCGCGCTGACCATCGCCGGGGAGTACGCCGAGGCCGACAAGCTGCTGGCCAACCGCGACCTGCTGGACTCGTGGACCAACTACCAGTGGCACCAGCTGGCCCGCACCTTCTTGATGTACCGGACGCAGCGCTGGCCGGATGTGTTGTTGACGGCCGCGGAGGAGTTGCCGCCGCAGGCCATCATCATGTCGGCGGTGACGGCCTCGATCTGCGCGCTGGCCGCGCACGCCGCCGCCCACCTGGGCCAGGGGCGGGTGGCGCTGGACTGGCTGGACCGGGTCGACGTCATCGGGCAGACCCAGGCGTCGTCGCGCTTCGACGCCGATGTGCTGACCGCGTCCATCGGCCCGGCCGACGTCCCGCTGCTGGTTGCCGATCTGGCCTACGTGCGCGGGATGGTGCACCGCCAGCTGGGCGAGGAGGACAAGGCCCAGATCTGGCTGTCCAAGGCCACCATCAACGGCGTCCTCACCGAGGCCGCCAAGGAGGCGCTGGCCGACCCGAACTTGCACCTGGTCATCACCGACGAACAAACCATCGACAGCCGCACCGACCGGTGGGACGCCTCGTCGGCCAAGAGCCGCGACGAGCTCGATGACGACGCCGCCGCCGAACGGCGCGCCGAGCTGCTGGCCGAGGGCCGCCGGCTGCTGGCCAAACAGGTGGGGCTGGCCGCGGTCAAACAGGCGGTCGCCGCGCTGGAGGACCAACTCGAAGTGCGGATGATGCGCCTCGAGCACGGCCTGCCGGTGGAGGGCCAGACCAACCACATGCTGCTGGTCGGCCCGCCGGGCACGGGTAAGACGACCACCGCCGAGGCGCTGGGCAAGATCTACGCCGGCATGGGAATCGTGCGCCACCCCGAGATCCGCGAGGTGCGCCGATCGGACTTCTGCGGGCACTTCATCGGCGAGTCGGGCCCCAAGACCAACGAGCTGATCGAAAAGTCGTTGGGCCGAATCATTTTCATGGACGAGTTCTACTCGCTGATCGAGCGCCATCAGGACGGCACGCCCGACATGATCGGCATGGAGGCGGTCAACCAGCTGCTGGTCGCCCTGGAGGCGCACCGCTTCGACTTCTGTTTCATCGGCGCCGGTTACGAAGACCAGGTGGACCAATTCCTCACCGTCAACCCGGGTTTGGCTGGCCGGTTCAACCGCAAGCTGCGGTTCGAGTCCTACTCGCCGGCCGAGATCGTCGAGATCGCGCACCGCTACGCCACCCCGCGCGCCAGCCTGCTCGACGAGGCCGCGCGCGAGACGCTGCTGGACGCGGCGACCACCATCCGCAACTACACCACTCCCGGCGGCCGGCACGGCATCGACGCGATGCAGAACGGCCGGTTCGCCCGCAACGTCGTCGAACGCGCCGAGGGCTTCCGCGACACCCGGGTGGTCGCGCAGAAGCGTGCCGGCCAACCGGTCACGGTGGACGACCTCAAGATCATCACCGCAGCCGACATCGAGGCGGCGGTGCGCAGCGTGTGTTCGGACAACCGCGACATGGCCGCCATCGTCTGGTGA
- the eccE gene encoding type VII secretion protein EccE, which yields MRPNLTGFSRGSNRRVVGVWVVFVLALASWLLGGYIAAAVAVLVGVALVFVRWWGQPAWSWAVLWRRGRRPIDWSAPITVANNRSGGGVRVQDGVAVVAVQLLGRAHRATLVTGSVTVETENVLDVVELAPMLHQALGLQLDSISVVTVGSRHGNVGDYPRVYDSEIGTPPYAGRRETWLIMRLAVIDNAQALRWRTTVGAAAISVAQRIAGLLRCQGLRAKVANATDLAELDRRLGWDAVSGTVQRWKAIRGEAGWMTTYAYPPQAITSRNLSQAWTLRADEVIQNVTVYPDGHCSATITVRTPTPAPTPPSVILRRLNGEQAAAAAANMCGPRPHLRGLRRSRLPAELITEIGPSGVLIGKLPNGDRLLMPVTDAGELSRVFVAADDPIAKRIVIRTAGAGERVCVHTRDMSRWVSVRMPEISVVNSSRPAPRTTVSVVEYAPRRGEGVEAAISPTPRPATVITVAPAGTTLSEAQRHGFEVIIEQVSPAVVNVSAAGKNWLVEMDMFRAEHRYVSLEPVSMSVGM from the coding sequence ATGAGACCCAACCTCACCGGGTTCAGCCGCGGCAGCAACCGCCGGGTGGTCGGGGTGTGGGTGGTGTTCGTGCTCGCGCTGGCGAGCTGGCTGCTGGGCGGCTACATCGCCGCCGCGGTGGCCGTGCTGGTGGGCGTCGCGCTGGTGTTCGTGCGCTGGTGGGGTCAGCCGGCCTGGTCGTGGGCGGTGTTGTGGCGGCGCGGCCGGCGTCCCATCGACTGGTCGGCCCCGATCACGGTGGCCAACAACCGATCCGGCGGCGGCGTGCGGGTGCAGGACGGCGTCGCGGTGGTCGCGGTCCAACTGCTGGGCCGGGCGCACCGGGCCACCCTGGTGACCGGCTCGGTGACCGTCGAGACCGAAAACGTGCTCGACGTCGTCGAATTGGCGCCGATGCTGCACCAGGCGCTGGGTTTGCAGCTCGATTCGATCAGCGTCGTCACCGTCGGGTCCCGGCACGGCAACGTGGGCGATTACCCGCGGGTGTACGACTCGGAGATCGGCACCCCGCCGTACGCCGGCCGGCGCGAGACCTGGCTGATCATGCGGTTGGCGGTGATCGACAACGCGCAGGCCCTGCGCTGGCGCACAACCGTTGGCGCGGCGGCGATTTCGGTTGCCCAGCGGATCGCCGGGCTGCTGCGCTGCCAGGGGCTGCGGGCGAAGGTGGCCAACGCCACCGACCTGGCCGAGCTGGACCGACGGCTCGGCTGGGATGCGGTGTCCGGCACCGTGCAGCGCTGGAAGGCCATCCGCGGGGAAGCCGGCTGGATGACCACCTACGCCTATCCGCCGCAGGCGATCACCTCACGCAACCTGTCCCAGGCGTGGACGCTGCGCGCCGACGAGGTGATCCAGAACGTGACCGTCTATCCCGACGGGCACTGCAGCGCGACGATCACGGTGCGCACCCCGACCCCCGCCCCCACGCCGCCCAGCGTGATCCTGCGCCGGCTCAACGGCGAGCAGGCCGCCGCGGCGGCCGCCAACATGTGCGGCCCCCGACCACACCTGCGCGGGCTGCGGCGCAGCCGGCTGCCCGCCGAGCTGATCACCGAGATCGGCCCGTCGGGCGTGCTGATCGGCAAGCTGCCCAACGGCGATCGGCTGCTGATGCCGGTCACCGACGCCGGCGAGCTGTCGCGCGTCTTCGTCGCCGCCGACGACCCGATCGCCAAGCGCATCGTGATCCGTACGGCCGGCGCCGGCGAACGGGTCTGCGTGCACACCCGCGACATGTCGCGCTGGGTCAGCGTGCGGATGCCGGAGATCAGCGTCGTCAACAGCTCCCGCCCGGCCCCGCGGACCACCGTCAGCGTGGTGGAGTACGCCCCGCGCCGCGGCGAGGGCGTCGAGGCCGCGATCTCGCCCACCCCGCGGCCGGCGACCGTGATCACCGTCGCCCCCGCCGGCACCACCCTGTCCGAGGCGCAGCGGCACGGCTTCGAGGTGATCATCGAACAAGTCAGCCCCGCGGTGGTGAACGTCAGTGCGGCGGGGAAGAATTGGCTTGTCGAGATGGACATGTTCCGCGCCGAGCACCGCTACGTCAGCCTGGAGCCGGTCAGCATGTCCGTCGGCATGTAG
- the mycP2 gene encoding type VII secretion system ESX-2 serine protease mycosin MycP2, protein MDSPLRRAAALAAALTLVALSANVPAAQAITPPSVDPGMAPPDGPPRPDQPMRRANSCSAPITVRNPDVAQLAPGFNLLNIAKAWQYSTGNGVPVAVIDTGVSPNPRLPVVPGGDYIVGEDGLSDCDAHGTIVSSIIGAAPQGILPMPRPMPATPAFPPPAGPPPAVGAPPPPVEVPPPVAPPPPPPPVTITQVLPPPPPPPPPPPEGGGATAASNGPPDPQTEDEPAVPPLPPGAPDGVVGVAPHATIISIRQSSRAFEPVNPPPGDPNSDEKVKAGTLNSVARAVVHAANMGAKVINISVTACLPAAAPADQRALGAALWYAATVKDAVVVAAAGNDGEAGCNNNPMFDPLDPSDPRDWHQVKVVSAPSWFSDYVLSVGAVDASGAALDKSMSGPWVGVAAPGTHIMGLSPQGGGPVNAYPPSRPGEKNMPFWGTSFSAAYVSGVAALVRAKFPELSAHQVINRIVQSAHNPPAGVDNKVGYGLVDPVAALTFNIPPGDRMAPGSQSRIITPAPPPPPPDHRARNIAIGFLGTVAAGVLVLAIAARLRRAR, encoded by the coding sequence GTGGATTCGCCACTGAGACGGGCGGCGGCGCTGGCCGCCGCCCTGACCCTGGTCGCACTATCAGCCAATGTTCCTGCCGCACAAGCGATTACACCCCCCTCGGTGGATCCGGGCATGGCGCCACCGGACGGGCCGCCGCGGCCCGATCAGCCGATGCGGCGCGCCAACAGCTGTTCGGCGCCGATCACCGTGCGAAACCCGGACGTGGCGCAGTTGGCGCCCGGGTTCAACCTGCTCAACATCGCCAAGGCCTGGCAGTACAGCACCGGCAACGGGGTGCCGGTCGCGGTGATCGACACCGGGGTGTCGCCGAACCCGCGGCTGCCCGTGGTGCCCGGCGGCGACTACATCGTGGGCGAGGACGGCCTGTCGGACTGCGACGCCCACGGCACCATCGTCAGTTCCATCATCGGCGCTGCGCCGCAAGGGATCCTGCCGATGCCACGGCCGATGCCGGCCACCCCGGCGTTCCCGCCGCCGGCCGGGCCGCCGCCGGCCGTGGGCGCGCCACCCCCGCCGGTCGAGGTGCCGCCGCCGGTGGCGCCCCCGCCCCCGCCGCCGCCGGTGACCATCACCCAGGTTCTTCCGCCGCCTCCACCTCCGCCGCCCCCGCCGCCGGAGGGCGGCGGCGCCACCGCCGCATCCAACGGGCCGCCTGATCCGCAGACCGAGGACGAACCCGCGGTGCCGCCGCTTCCGCCCGGCGCGCCCGACGGGGTGGTGGGCGTGGCCCCGCACGCGACGATCATCTCGATACGGCAATCCTCGCGGGCCTTCGAACCGGTCAACCCGCCGCCGGGCGACCCCAACTCCGACGAGAAGGTCAAGGCCGGCACGCTGAATTCGGTGGCGCGCGCGGTGGTGCACGCGGCGAACATGGGCGCCAAGGTGATCAACATCTCGGTCACCGCGTGCCTGCCCGCGGCGGCTCCCGCCGATCAGCGCGCGCTGGGTGCGGCGCTGTGGTATGCGGCCACCGTCAAGGACGCGGTGGTCGTGGCGGCCGCCGGCAACGACGGCGAAGCCGGCTGCAACAACAACCCGATGTTCGACCCGCTGGACCCGTCCGACCCGCGGGACTGGCATCAGGTCAAGGTGGTCTCGGCGCCGTCCTGGTTCTCCGACTACGTGCTGTCGGTGGGCGCCGTCGACGCCAGCGGCGCCGCGCTGGACAAGAGCATGTCCGGCCCGTGGGTGGGGGTGGCCGCGCCCGGCACCCACATCATGGGGCTCTCGCCGCAGGGCGGCGGGCCGGTCAACGCCTACCCGCCGTCGCGGCCGGGCGAGAAGAACATGCCGTTCTGGGGAACGAGTTTCTCGGCGGCCTACGTCAGCGGTGTCGCGGCGTTGGTGCGCGCGAAGTTCCCCGAGCTGTCCGCGCATCAGGTGATCAACCGGATCGTGCAGTCCGCGCACAATCCGCCGGCCGGGGTCGACAACAAGGTCGGCTACGGGCTGGTGGATCCGGTCGCCGCGCTGACCTTCAACATCCCCCCGGGTGACCGGATGGCGCCGGGCTCCCAAAGCCGGATCATCACTCCGGCCCCGCCGCCCCCGCCGCCCGATCACCGGGCCCGCAACATCGCCATCGGATTCCTGGGGACCGTCGCGGCCGGGGTGCTGGTGCTCGCGATCGCGGCGCGATTGCGGAGGGCCCGATGA
- the eccD gene encoding type VII secretion integral membrane protein EccD: MTSPHKVAFPARCAVNISYEKHLCSQVFPAGIPVEGFFEGMVELFDADLKRKGFDGIALPAGSYELHKINGVRLDINKSLDELGVQDGDTLVLVPRVAGESFEPQYESLSSGLAAMGKWLGREGGDRMFAPVTPLTAAHTAVAVIAMAVAVVVGLCLRARTFTDGPIPAAVAGGIGALLLIATLVVRSGWRERRDLFSGFAWLAVVALAVAGACAPPGVLGAAHALIGVVVVILGAIAIGVTARNRWQTAVVTAVVTVCGVLAAVAAVRMFRPASVQVLAICVLVGLLVLVRMTPLIALWVARVRPPHFGSITGRDLFARREGMPVDTVAPVSEDESEEQDNELTDITARGAAIAASARLVNAVQVGLCVGVSIVLPAAVWGVLTPGRPWAWLALVVAGLVVGIFITQGRGFAAKYQAVALVCGASAAVCAGVVKYALAAPHDAMTGLLWPVVAVTTFAAFGLAAALLVPAMRFRPFIRLTVEWVEVLAFIVLLPAAAALGGLFTWIRH; this comes from the coding sequence GTGACATCGCCGCATAAGGTCGCCTTTCCGGCGCGTTGTGCGGTCAACATTTCTTACGAGAAGCACCTGTGTTCCCAAGTCTTTCCGGCCGGAATTCCGGTGGAGGGATTCTTCGAGGGAATGGTCGAGCTCTTCGACGCCGACCTGAAGCGCAAAGGTTTCGACGGCATTGCTTTGCCGGCCGGCAGCTACGAACTGCACAAGATCAATGGGGTTCGGCTCGATATCAATAAGAGCCTGGACGAGCTTGGCGTCCAGGACGGCGACACCCTGGTGCTGGTGCCGCGGGTGGCCGGCGAGTCGTTCGAACCGCAGTACGAGTCGCTGTCCAGCGGGTTGGCCGCCATGGGCAAGTGGCTGGGCCGCGAGGGCGGTGACCGGATGTTCGCTCCGGTGACGCCGCTGACCGCCGCGCACACCGCGGTCGCGGTGATCGCGATGGCGGTGGCGGTGGTGGTGGGGCTGTGCCTGCGGGCGCGGACCTTCACCGACGGCCCGATCCCCGCGGCGGTGGCCGGCGGCATCGGTGCGCTGCTGCTGATCGCGACGCTGGTGGTGCGCAGCGGGTGGCGCGAGCGCCGCGACCTGTTCAGCGGGTTCGCCTGGCTGGCGGTGGTGGCGCTGGCCGTGGCCGGCGCCTGCGCTCCGCCCGGCGTGCTGGGCGCCGCGCACGCGCTTATCGGGGTCGTGGTGGTGATCCTGGGGGCCATCGCGATCGGGGTGACGGCACGTAACCGGTGGCAGACCGCGGTGGTCACCGCGGTGGTGACGGTGTGCGGGGTGCTGGCCGCGGTGGCCGCGGTCCGGATGTTCCGTCCCGCCTCGGTGCAGGTGCTGGCGATCTGTGTGCTGGTGGGATTGCTTGTGCTGGTTCGGATGACGCCGCTGATCGCGCTGTGGGTGGCCCGGGTCCGGCCGCCGCACTTCGGCTCGATCACCGGCCGCGACCTGTTCGCAAGGCGCGAGGGCATGCCGGTCGACACCGTGGCCCCGGTCAGCGAGGACGAATCCGAGGAGCAGGACAACGAATTGACCGACATCACCGCGCGCGGCGCCGCGATCGCCGCGTCGGCGCGGTTGGTCAACGCGGTCCAGGTGGGGCTGTGCGTCGGGGTGTCGATCGTGCTGCCCGCCGCGGTGTGGGGCGTTTTGACGCCCGGACGGCCGTGGGCGTGGCTGGCGCTGGTGGTCGCCGGGCTGGTGGTGGGCATCTTCATCACCCAGGGCCGCGGCTTCGCCGCCAAGTACCAGGCCGTCGCCCTGGTGTGCGGGGCGTCGGCCGCGGTGTGCGCGGGAGTGGTCAAATACGCGCTCGCCGCGCCGCACGATGCGATGACCGGGCTGCTGTGGCCGGTGGTGGCGGTGACCACCTTCGCCGCATTCGGTTTGGCCGCAGCGCTTTTGGTGCCGGCGATGCGGTTCCGGCCGTTCATCCGGTTGACCGTGGAATGGGTGGAAGTGCTCGCGTTCATCGTCCTGCTGCCGGCGGCGGCGGCCCTGGGAGGGCTCTTCACGTGGATTCGCCACTGA
- a CDS encoding MinD/ParA family ATP-binding protein translates to MTSPWNDPNMSDEGALRRGDPSGGSNFPDSVSDTMRITDLAAPRKIPPGSGWRKFIYTISFHKINPGESPRERHYRDLQNRIRRHIRRQYVITVVSGKGGVGVTTLVACIGGVFRECRPQNVIAIDAVPGFGTLADRIDESPPGDYTAIINDTDVQGYADIREHLGQNAVGLDVLAGNRTSDQPRPLVPAMFSGVLSRLRRTHTVMIVDTSPDLEHEVMKPVLENTDTLVFVSGITADRSRPVLRAVDYLRSQGYHELVSRSTVIVNHTDQITDKDALAYLTERFTKVGATVEALPFDPHLAKGGIIDTVHELKKKTRLRLFEITAGLADKYIPDAERAVP, encoded by the coding sequence GTGACGAGCCCTTGGAATGACCCGAATATGTCGGACGAAGGAGCGCTCAGACGGGGGGATCCGTCAGGGGGCAGCAACTTCCCGGATTCGGTATCGGACACGATGCGTATTACCGATCTGGCCGCGCCGCGAAAAATTCCACCGGGGTCCGGCTGGCGGAAATTCATTTACACCATCTCATTTCACAAAATAAATCCCGGTGAATCTCCCCGCGAACGGCACTACCGCGACCTGCAAAATCGCATCCGGCGCCATATTCGACGGCAATACGTCATCACCGTCGTCTCCGGCAAGGGCGGCGTGGGGGTCACCACGCTGGTCGCCTGCATCGGCGGTGTGTTCCGGGAATGCCGCCCGCAGAACGTGATTGCCATCGACGCGGTCCCGGGTTTCGGCACGCTGGCCGACCGCATCGACGAGTCCCCGCCGGGCGACTACACCGCCATCATCAACGACACCGACGTGCAGGGCTACGCCGATATTCGAGAACACTTGGGGCAGAACGCAGTTGGGCTGGACGTGCTGGCCGGAAACCGGACCTCGGACCAGCCGCGGCCGTTGGTGCCCGCGATGTTCTCCGGGGTGCTGTCGCGGCTGCGGCGTACTCACACCGTGATGATCGTCGACACCTCGCCCGACCTCGAACACGAAGTGATGAAGCCGGTCCTGGAGAACACCGACACCCTGGTATTCGTCTCCGGCATCACCGCGGACCGCTCGCGTCCGGTGCTGCGGGCGGTGGATTACCTGCGCTCGCAGGGCTACCACGAGCTGGTCTCGCGCAGCACCGTGATCGTCAACCACACCGACCAGATCACCGACAAGGATGCGCTGGCGTACCTGACCGAGCGGTTCACCAAGGTCGGCGCGACGGTCGAGGCGCTGCCGTTCGACCCGCACCTGGCCAAGGGCGGCATCATCGACACCGTCCACGAGCTGAAGAAAAAGACGCGGCTGCGGCTTTTCGAGATCACCGCCGGGCTGGCCGACAAATACATTCCTGATGCCGAGCGGGCGGTGCCGTGA
- a CDS encoding ESX secretion-associated protein EspG, with product MLTTTVDGLWVLQAVTGIEQTCPELGLRPLLPRLDTPERALRHPAAAELVAAGALDEAGNVDPMIREWLTVLLRRDLGLLVMIAVPGREPSRASICRFATWWVVLERHDQLVRLYPAGTASSEAAASEIVVGQIERLCGVAEAAPLRPITLDTEQLLASVHDTASLRAFLLEQRLDADQLQTVLTAADSARSAHANIVALQAGVGPDELARVAVGDSSVSIVDTPGGRVCIESVVSGQRRYQILSPGSRSDIGGAVQRLIRRLPAGDEWYSYRRVV from the coding sequence ATGCTGACCACGACGGTCGACGGCCTCTGGGTGTTGCAAGCGGTCACCGGGATCGAACAAACCTGCCCTGAGCTGGGGCTGCGGCCGCTGCTGCCGCGGCTGGACACCCCCGAGCGGGCGCTGCGGCACCCGGCGGCCGCCGAGCTGGTGGCCGCCGGCGCGCTCGACGAGGCCGGCAACGTCGACCCGATGATTCGCGAGTGGCTCACCGTGTTGTTGCGCCGGGACCTGGGCCTGCTGGTGATGATCGCCGTCCCGGGCCGCGAGCCGAGCCGGGCGTCGATCTGCCGCTTCGCCACCTGGTGGGTGGTGTTGGAACGCCACGATCAGCTGGTGCGCCTCTACCCCGCCGGGACGGCCAGCAGCGAGGCCGCCGCCAGCGAGATCGTGGTCGGCCAGATCGAGCGGTTGTGCGGCGTGGCCGAGGCGGCGCCGCTGCGGCCCATCACCCTGGACACCGAGCAGCTGCTGGCCTCGGTGCACGACACCGCCAGCCTGCGGGCGTTCCTGCTCGAGCAGCGCCTCGACGCCGACCAGCTGCAGACGGTGCTCACCGCCGCCGACTCGGCCCGCTCGGCGCACGCCAACATCGTCGCGCTGCAGGCCGGCGTCGGGCCCGACGAGCTGGCCCGCGTCGCCGTCGGCGATTCGTCGGTGTCCATCGTGGACACCCCCGGCGGCCGGGTCTGTATCGAAAGCGTGGTATCCGGGCAGCGCCGCTACCAGATCCTGTCGCCCGGCTCGCGCAGCGACATCGGCGGAGCGGTGCAACGGCTGATCCGACGGCTGCCCGCCGGCGACGAGTGGTACTCGTATCGGCGGGTGGTGTGA
- a CDS encoding WXG100 family type VII secretion target codes for MSDPITYNPGAVADFATDVASRAGQLQSIFDDTSNRTHALQEFFAGHGASGFFEAQAQMLSGLQGLIDTIRQHGQTTSHVLDSAISTDQHIAGLF; via the coding sequence ATGTCCGACCCGATCACTTACAACCCGGGCGCGGTGGCCGACTTCGCCACCGACGTCGCCTCCCGCGCCGGCCAGTTGCAGTCCATTTTCGACGACACCTCCAACCGCACGCATGCCCTGCAGGAATTCTTCGCCGGGCACGGCGCGTCGGGCTTTTTCGAGGCGCAGGCGCAGATGCTGTCCGGGCTGCAGGGGCTCATCGACACGATCCGCCAGCACGGGCAGACCACCTCGCACGTGCTGGACAGCGCGATCAGCACGGACCAGCACATCGCCGGCCTGTTCTGA